AGCTTGATAGTTCCGCCGGCCGCTGAACGCTCAGCAGTTGCGTCTGTAAGCTCGAAAGCCTGCTCAACAGTGAGGTTTGGAAGACCTTCCATTTCAAGTATGCGTCCGTTGAAGATATTCTTTTTATTTTTCTTAGGAACTGTAAGCAGCCCCTGTTTGATAGCCCAGTAAGGGATGGCGTTCACAGCATCGCGAAGTGTGATACCGGGGTTGAAATCGCCTTTAAATTTAACAAGTACAGACTCAGGAACGTCAAGAGGCATAAAGCCCAGCGCGCCGGCGAAAGCAACAAGACCGGAACCGGCAGGGAGAGAAAGCCCCATCGGAAATCTTGTGTGAGAGTCGCCGCCCGTACCAAGTGTATCAGGAAGAAGAAGTCTGTTCAGCCATGAATGGATAACACCGTCTCCGGGGCGCAGAGAAACGCCTTTACGCTCCGAAACGAACTGAGGCAGTGATTTATGCATATCAACATCAGCTTTTTTAGGGTAAGCCGCTGTGTGGCAGAATGACTGCATAAACATAGGCGACTGAAACTCAAGACAGGCAAGCTCTTTGATCTCATCTCTGGTCATTGGCCCTGTGGTATCCTGAGAACCGACAGTTGTCATCTTAGGCTCACATGCAGTCCCTGGGAGAACACCGTCAACCCCCGCAGCTTTTCCGATTATCTTCTGGGCAAGTGTATACCCCTGATCGGCTTTTGGTGTCGGGTTAACAGCTTTTTTGAATACATCAGATTCACCAAGCCCCAGTGCCTTGCGGGCATTGTTGGTAAGTGTGCGTCCGATGATAAGGTTAAGGCGTCCACCGGCTCTGTATTCATCTTTTATAGTGGAAGGTTTCAGCTCGAATGTTGAAAGAACTTTTCCTGATTCGTCTGTAATCTCGCCTTTTTCAGTATTAATAATAACAACATCGCCGGTATTAAGTTCGTCAACGTTGCATATGATAGGGAGACCGCCTGAATCTTCTGTCGTATTGAAGAAAATAGGAGCGATAACAGAACCTATAATGGTGCCGCCGTTTCTCTTATTAGGCACGAACGGAATGTCTGAGCCTATTCTCCACATTACAGAGTTACAAGCTGACTTACGTGATGAACCAGTACCGACAACGTCACCCACGAAAGCAACTTCAAAGCCTTCAGCTTTGTATTTCTCCATAACCTCATTTCCGTCAGGAAAGCCTGTCTCACCCATGGCAAGAGCGTGGAGAGGGATATCAGGACGGCTCCATGCGTGTTTAGCAGGAGAAAAGTCATCAGTGTTTGTCTCACCTGCGACTTTATATATTTTAACTTTATATTCTTTTCTAAGCTCAGGTTTATTTGTGAACCACTCAGCGTCAGCCCAGGACTTAAGAACAGCCATAGCATTTGCATTGGTTTTAGCGAGAGCAACAATTTCATCAAAAGCGTTATAAACAAGAATAGTTTTTTTCAGTGCTTCCGCTGCATCATCGCCAAGCTCTTTATCTGTGAGAAGCTCTACAAGGTATTTAACATTATATCCGCCAAGCATAGTTCCGAGAAGAAATACAGCACGCTCTCTGCTTATGAGTGAGCAGGCTGTTTCCCCCTTCGCTACTTTACCGAGCCAGTCAGCTTTAACCTCAGAGGCGGGGTCAACACCTGGCGCAACTCTGTTTTCGATAAGGTCAACAAGCTCTGCTGTGGGCTTCTGTTCAAGCAGTTTGCAGACTTCAGCAGTAAATTCGGCAGTGAGAGGAAGTGCAGGTATGCCCATTTTGGCTCTGTCTTCCACTTGTTTCAGATAGTCCTGCATCATTGTCATGATCATCTCCTATTAAAATGGTTATTTATCCGTGACCGGACAGCCACTTAGTCACATGCCGCCAGGTCTGTTTTATTCTTTTCTACAGCATAAAGGGCGCAATACACCCTAAGCTCAGCTTTAGATTGTATTCTGTATACAATATTGTCCATCCTTTTGTCAAAATGTTTTAGAACATTTTTATAGTTGTGATTATATTTATTTCCATAGCTCACGTTATATCATTAGTTCAAAATTATAATCTGGCGAGTAATGTCCATATATCTGCTTGTGAGTGATTATTAAACGAATAACAAGATTTGCGGTATTATTTTATACGAGTATTTAAAACAGAGATCATAAATACATAAAAGACAGGAGAAAAGACTGTTCATCCCATCATTGCAAAGGCACGTACAGGAGAGCCGTCACCATATTCTATACGCAGAGGGATACAGTTCAAAACAAACTCCTTCCCCTCAAGCAGATGAAGATTAGTCAGGTTCTCGACAATAATCATATTGCGGTTAAGAAATATTTTATGGTTCTCAAAGGTCACAGTATCAACCGGATCAACGGAAATCATATCCACAGCCACACCTTTAACACCACTCGCAGCAAGAACGCCCGCAGCATCAGCTTCCAGCACAGGATAATTTTCAAAATAGCTCTGTTCACCCCATTTACTGCTCCATCCGGAAAAGAGCACAGCAAAATGCGCTCCCCTCAGCTCTTTCTCGTAACTGCGGATGTATGAAGCGGAAACAGTATCCATCCCCCGAACATCGATCATTACTGCATGTCCGGCAAAATCGCTGATATCAAAATCTGACAAAGACCTCCGCCCGTCAAGGATATGAGATGGTGCGTCCATATGTGTTCCGGTGTGGGAAAATATAGTTATAAGCCTCTCTTCAAAGCCTTCTGAGGCTATCGTAGTTTCAACTTTTATCTCCGGCGAAAGAGTTCCGGGGTAAACCGGCATCCCCTCTTTGATCATATGTGTAAGGTCTATCATTTCCATATTAGCTATTTACCACAGATTGAC
This window of the Denitrovibrio acetiphilus DSM 12809 genome carries:
- a CDS encoding cyclase family protein, producing the protein MEMIDLTHMIKEGMPVYPGTLSPEIKVETTIASEGFEERLITIFSHTGTHMDAPSHILDGRRSLSDFDISDFAGHAVMIDVRGMDTVSASYIRSYEKELRGAHFAVLFSGWSSKWGEQSYFENYPVLEADAAGVLAASGVKGVAVDMISVDPVDTVTFENHKIFLNRNMIIVENLTNLHLLEGKEFVLNCIPLRIEYGDGSPVRAFAMMG
- the acnB gene encoding bifunctional aconitate hydratase 2/2-methylisocitrate dehydratase — encoded protein: MMQDYLKQVEDRAKMGIPALPLTAEFTAEVCKLLEQKPTAELVDLIENRVAPGVDPASEVKADWLGKVAKGETACSLISRERAVFLLGTMLGGYNVKYLVELLTDKELGDDAAEALKKTILVYNAFDEIVALAKTNANAMAVLKSWADAEWFTNKPELRKEYKVKIYKVAGETNTDDFSPAKHAWSRPDIPLHALAMGETGFPDGNEVMEKYKAEGFEVAFVGDVVGTGSSRKSACNSVMWRIGSDIPFVPNKRNGGTIIGSVIAPIFFNTTEDSGGLPIICNVDELNTGDVVIINTEKGEITDESGKVLSTFELKPSTIKDEYRAGGRLNLIIGRTLTNNARKALGLGESDVFKKAVNPTPKADQGYTLAQKIIGKAAGVDGVLPGTACEPKMTTVGSQDTTGPMTRDEIKELACLEFQSPMFMQSFCHTAAYPKKADVDMHKSLPQFVSERKGVSLRPGDGVIHSWLNRLLLPDTLGTGGDSHTRFPMGLSLPAGSGLVAFAGALGFMPLDVPESVLVKFKGDFNPGITLRDAVNAIPYWAIKQGLLTVPKKNKKNIFNGRILEMEGLPNLTVEQAFELTDATAERSAAGGTIKLSEESVANYLKSNIALMKKMIEAGYQHAETLKKRIEDCEAWLANPKLLERDENAEYAAVIEIDLAEITEPILACPNDPDDVKLLSDIAGTKIDETFIGSCMTNIGHFRAAGKIWEGEAYPKTRMWMTPPTRMDEMQLMEEGYYSIFSSVGARTEIPGCSLCMGNQGRVAPKAFVLSTSTRNFPNRIGDESQVFLGSAELTAITALCGELPTKEKYFELFEKKVTPNKEEIYKYLEFDKMGDFELSYIETVAF